In Humulus lupulus chromosome 7, drHumLupu1.1, whole genome shotgun sequence, the following are encoded in one genomic region:
- the LOC133791841 gene encoding proteasome subunit alpha type-7-like, with protein MSQRWASCRDCLPSLRVLSQSQRWNELGVGNAHVLESFYVDEQKIIFSYWLFLCRTVRKIVNLDDHIALAYAGLKADARALINKVRIECQSHQLTVKDPVTVEYITRYIASLQQKYTQSGGVRPFGLSTLIIGFDPYTGAPTLYQTYPFGTFSTWKANATGRNSISLREFLEKNYKETTGQETVKLSIRVLLEVSNSRRCIFNLVS; from the exons ATGTCTCAGCGATGGGCTTCGTGTAGGGACTGTTTGCCTTCCCTTCGTGTTCTTTCTCAGTCTCAGCGATGGAACG AACTGGGAGTTGGCAATGCTCATGTGTTGGAATCATTTTATGTTGATGAACAGAAGATTATCTTCTCTTATTGGTTGTTTTTGTGTAGAACGGTGAGGAAGATTGTGAATTTGGATGATCACATTGCATTGGCCTATGCTGGGCTCAAAGCTGATGCTCGTGCCTTGATAAACAAGGTGAGAATTGAATGTCAAAGCCACCAACTTACGGTTAAGGATCCAGTAACTGTTGAGTATATTACTCGCTACATTGCTAGTCTTCAACAGAAGTATACACAAAGTGGCGGTGTTAGACCGTTTGGGCTTTCAACTTTGATTATTGGCTTTGACCCATACACAGGTGCACCGACACTATATCAGACATATCCTTTTGGGACATTTTCAACCTGGAAAGCAAATGCCACtggaagaaactctatctcattaCGTGAGTTTCTTGAGAAAAACTACAAGGAGACAACTGGGCAAGAAACCGTCAAGCTCTCCATTCGTGTTTTGCTTGAGGTAAGTAATAGCAGACGATGCATATTTAATCTAGTTTCTTAA